Proteins encoded within one genomic window of Perognathus longimembris pacificus isolate PPM17 chromosome 28, ASM2315922v1, whole genome shotgun sequence:
- the LOC125343171 gene encoding melanoma-associated antigen 10-like has translation MMPHTPPEPEDVLQAQMEATGPEEEQTPQEEEEEEEEEEASSFMTAPNLREALVRLIGAIVRRTTEELCNQNREALRVQNDEVLQLALQNEALALVPFLLENYNSCQPVSDVDLLSRITGEYRRYFTMILEKASWCTQLLFGIELREADPFFHTRMLVIAAGITYDGILSHVQGMPKTGLLIIILGIIFTEGGRATEEAIWQVLEKMDIYPDVEHFIYGIPRKLLREDFVIEKYLECHQVVHSDTTGYEFRWGPRAYAETTPMQVFEHWAKNSGIDPSRIASLYQEALQEEQAANAEAMASSIEE, from the coding sequence ATGATGCCACATACCCCCCCTGAGCCTGAGGATGTCCTTCAGGCCCAAATGGAGGCCACAGGCCCCGAGGAGGAGCAAAccccccaggaggaggaggaggaggaggaggaggaggaggcttccTCTTTCATGACAGCCCCCAACCTAAGGGAAGCACTAGTGAGGCTCATTGGTGCCATAGTTAGGAGGACAACTGAGGAACTGTGCAATCAGAACAGGGAGGCGTTGCGCGTCCAGAATGACGAGGTGTTGCAGCTGGCCCTGCAGAACGAGGCACTGGCATTGGTGCCTTTCCTGTTAGAGAATTATAATTCATGCCAGCCTGTAAGTGATGTAGATTTGCTGAGTCGCATCACCGGAGAGTACCGGAGATACTTCACCATGATCTTAGAGAAAGCTTCTTGGTGCACTCAACTTCTTTTTGGTATTGAGTTAAGGGAGGCCGACCCCTTCTTCCATACTCGTATGCTTGTTATAGCAGCAGGGATCACTTACGATGGCATTCTGAGCCACGTGCAGGGCATGCCCAAGACAGGGCTACTGATAATCATTCTGGGCATTATATTTACGGAGGGTGGCCGTGCCACGGAAGAAGCTATCTGGCAGGTGCTGGAGAAAATGGATATATATCCTGATGTGGAGCACTTCATTTATGGGATACCAAGGAAACTGCTTAGGGAAGACTTTGTGATCGAGAAGTACCTAGAGTGTCATCAGGTGGTCCACAGTGACACCACTGGCTACGAGTTCCGGTGGGGCCCACGGGCGTATGCTGAGACGACGCCAATGCAAGTATTCGAGCACTGGGCCAAGAACAGTGGAATCGACCCAAGTCGCATAGCCTCACTGTATCAAGAAGCATTACAGGAAGAACAGGCAGCAAATGCCGAGGCTATGGCTTCTTCAATAGAGGAGTGA